CTCCGACTAGATGTTGTAGAACGACAGACCCAACTCCTCCTACTCCAATAATTACAACACAACTTTTTTCCAGATTTCGTTGTGCTAGATTTGCATTATCAACAAAATCATCTAAATAATTTATCTGATTTTGCACAATGGTTCCCTTATACTTTTGTCTGTCATAATCAGAACGTAAAATTCCATTTTCTAATAAAGAATTAAATAATTCCTTTATTTTTTCTTTTTCACTTTCACTTGAATTACTCATTAATTCCTCTAAAGAATACGATTGATTCTTTAAAGAGATTAGTGCAGTTCTCTGTACATCTGATATTTTTTCAAGTTCAAAAATATCATCATCTACTAGAAAAACTCGACCATTTTTTAAAGTTATTATTTGGTATCTATCTGCAATTTTAAATTTCACTTTGATCTAACTCCTCTATTATTTTTATATAAAGAAGAAACATACTTGTGTTCAAGTATGCTTCTTTAAAAGATTAAGTATTATTAAAAAGAGATGTCCGGCCTGTTGTATTAAGAGCGGTTAACTAGTAATCGTTTTGTTGTTGGTTTTACTTTTACGATACGCATTTTCTATCACCTCCTTTCATTGCCTTCATTAATTTTAAGAGCGGTTAACTAGTAGTCGTTTTGTTGTTGGCTTCACTTTTACGATACGCATTTTCTATCACCTCCCTTCATAAATTTATAAAAATTAAATTGTTGTATATGGTATTGATTTTCCGTTAATATGCTGAACTATATTAAACACCATGTTATCTACACACACTAAAATACCTAAGTCAATAAATAACATAACTAATTCTTCAGTATATTCAGATATTAATTCATCTAATTTTTGAAATTCTTTTGTACAATTAAATAATTTTACTTCTGATTTTGTAATTAATTCAAAAATTCGAGGTTCGTTTTGGATACGAGCATCTCTAATTTTTATATATTCTGGCCCTTGTCTATAGATAAGACTTTCCAACAAATAATTATTTCTCCAATTAGCAACTAAATTTCTATCCTCATTTCTACTTAAATACGGTGGTTGAAAATGAAATAATGGTAAAAAATCAATTACGTGTTTAGAATTTTGCTCCCATTGGAGAACGATATAGTTTTCTTGACATTTTTTTAAAAAGTGTAGCTCTTTAAGTGTTTGTTTACATTTCTTTTCATTTAACTCAAGAGTTGTGTATATTTTCTCTACTCCAAATTCTTTTAATTCCGTTATAAATTCTCCGTCGAGATTGTCATTTTCCTCGCGTATAATCTCAATTTCTATTCCTAACTGTTTTTTATCACTATTAATATTTTTTAACTTTGATAAAAATCCATTTAATTTTGCATATTCTAACTTAATTGCTTGTGATTTATCCCCAAAACAAGAAGCTGCCGCAATCGATTCGTTTGAAATGTAATTAATACTATCAATCATTGTAGTACCTCTTCTCTCATAAATTCCAAATATCTATTTGAACGGATTCTTTGAGAATCATAAGGAATTGCTAAAGAGAGATATTTGTCTTCTTCTTTATAGAAATATCCTTCTTTTGATTTAGTATTTAAAAACTCTTCTAAATAACCATTATTTATTCTGTCATCAGAAAATTTTGCATGAAGTCTGTTTTTTAATGCTTTTATATTTTTTACAGTATTTAGTTCTTTAAAAACTTCAATATGTAGTGGATCTTTCCAGTATGTTACTTTTTCATCTTTTACTCCTCTAGTATCAAAGAAATATAATTCTCCATTCATATTGTATCTATAATAGAACTCCGTGTTTGTATATAGCATTTGCCAATTATTAATAACATTTCTTAAAATATCTGCTTGATTCTCCGTTAATCCAGCTTTATTCGACTCGAAAATGTATGCAATATCCATAAGTTCTGTTTCAGGTAAGTCATAAACTAATTTGTAAAATCTTGCCGGTTCTAATACTCTTAATCCCATCTCAGGTTTATTAAAATATGGACTAAATCTCTCTAAAGATATTCGGACTGCACCACCGGGTGGTTGAATATGATTTAAGAGTTTCATACTTTCTAAGTCATAGAATTCCCATTTTTCTCCAGGAAATCCATACAATATATTCCAAGTAACTGTAATACTATATTGTTCACAAAACTTTAGTAATTGAACATTTTGAATTCCTGTAATTCCTTTATCCATAATTTTCAATACTGGACTACTTAAATTTTCTATACCTGGTTGAATTTTTTTAACTCCAGATTCATGAAACAATTTTATTTGATCTTCCATCAAATTAGCTTTTACCTCATAAAAAATATGTAAATCCCAGTCTAACTTCTTTATTTTTGGTAAAAGTTCTTTCATATATTTAATATCTAAAATATTATCCACCATAAAGATATCAACAGTTTTAAATTTGTTGACCATACTAGTTATCATATCAAATGCACGTTCCGCTGGTTGGCTTCTAAAACCAATATAAGAACCATTAAGTCCACAAAATGTGCATTGATGTTTTGCTCCCCACCAACATCCCCTAGAGGTTTCTAAGATTAAAGATGGTCTTATATTTTCTGAAACATCTAGAGAATGAATCAATTCGAAGTAATTATCGTACCAAGGAAATGGGACACTATTAAAATCAATTGGCACAGTTAACATTTTATTAAATTTTGAAACTCCATTTTCTCTATAACAAAGCCCACTTATATTTTTGTATTTCACTTTTTCTTGATTTGTTAATAAGGCTTCGACTAACTGTGGAAATGAAACCTCTCCCTCCCCTCTCATTACAAAATCAATGTATTCATAATTTTTATGGAGAGCTTCACCCTGCTTATCATCACAATTTGCTCCACCAAATGCAATCTTAGTATTTGGATATTTTTCTTTAATAGATTTCGCAGTTGCTAATGATGGGATATTTTGCATAAATGAACTTGTAAATCCAATTAAATCATATTCTTGATTTATATATTCTTTCATTAACCATTCAATAAAATTTGGTGCCTCTTCATACATCCATTCGATTACTTCCATTTCTTCTTTAGTAAGTGCTTTCTCTTCTAAAACAAATTCAACATACTCTTTTCTTCTATACTCTTTTCCATAAAATGCTTTTGTAAAAATCCAATCTCCTACACCATACGCAAAATCAGCTTCTGAAAT
This window of the Rummeliibacillus pycnus genome carries:
- a CDS encoding DUF5825 family protein — translated: MIDSINYISNESIAAASCFGDKSQAIKLEYAKLNGFLSKLKNINSDKKQLGIEIEIIREENDNLDGEFITELKEFGVEKIYTTLELNEKKCKQTLKELHFLKKCQENYIVLQWEQNSKHVIDFLPLFHFQPPYLSRNEDRNLVANWRNNYLLESLIYRQGPEYIKIRDARIQNEPRIFELITKSEVKLFNCTKEFQKLDELISEYTEELVMLFIDLGILVCVDNMVFNIVQHINGKSIPYTTI
- a CDS encoding RiPP maturation radical SAM C-methyltransferase, translated to MRILLITMPWASIDMPSIQLGILKSVVDEKYSNTNVSCEILYANVLWAEYIYQKSNGDIDRAYNYALISEADFAYGVGDWIFTKAFYGKEYRRKEYVEFVLEEKALTKEEMEVIEWMYEEAPNFIEWLMKEYINQEYDLIGFTSSFMQNIPSLATAKSIKEKYPNTKIAFGGANCDDKQGEALHKNYEYIDFVMRGEGEVSFPQLVEALLTNQEKVKYKNISGLCYRENGVSKFNKMLTVPIDFNSVPFPWYDNYFELIHSLDVSENIRPSLILETSRGCWWGAKHQCTFCGLNGSYIGFRSQPAERAFDMITSMVNKFKTVDIFMVDNILDIKYMKELLPKIKKLDWDLHIFYEVKANLMEDQIKLFHESGVKKIQPGIENLSSPVLKIMDKGITGIQNVQLLKFCEQYSITVTWNILYGFPGEKWEFYDLESMKLLNHIQPPGGAVRISLERFSPYFNKPEMGLRVLEPARFYKLVYDLPETELMDIAYIFESNKAGLTENQADILRNVINNWQMLYTNTEFYYRYNMNGELYFFDTRGVKDEKVTYWKDPLHIEVFKELNTVKNIKALKNRLHAKFSDDRINNGYLEEFLNTKSKEGYFYKEEDKYLSLAIPYDSQRIRSNRYLEFMREEVLQ